In Mytilus trossulus isolate FHL-02 chromosome 14, PNRI_Mtr1.1.1.hap1, whole genome shotgun sequence, a genomic segment contains:
- the LOC134697726 gene encoding GTPase IMAP family member 9-like → MEAHVIIVFTRGDELGNMDLEVFLSKAPQELQVFMNRCDKRRVIFNNKLPMEQRFSQVHGLINLIAKFRLEKEMTYYTDDLFKAAERSMQIREDEIRNKLKDDMDKLVKEKEEMFEREFANREALLDNLETDKEKIEGNRKGLQEFKCKQLEELTKFKNMCEEIIRKVRQQARQNIIEEDEEQ, encoded by the coding sequence ATGGAGGCTCATGTAATCATTGTGTTTACACGTGGTGATGAACTTGGGAATATGGATCTTGAAGTTTTTCTTAGCAAAGCGCCACAGGAATTACAAGTGTTTATGAATCGTTGTGACAAGCGTCGggtaatatttaataataaattacCGATGGAACAAAGATTTTCTCAGGTTCATGGCCTCATCAATTTAATAGCTAAATTCAGGCTTGAGAAGGAAATGACGTACTATACTGACGATTTATTTAAGGCTGCAGAGAGAAGCATGCAGATCAGAGAAGACGAAATTCGAAACAAACTCAAGGATGACATGGACAAGTTAGTAaaggaaaaagaagaaatgtttgAAAGGGAATTTGCAAATCGGGAAGCATTATTAGACAATTTGgaaactgataaagaaaaaattgaaGGGAACAGAAAGGGCTTACAagaatttaaatgtaaacaacTAGAAGAactgacaaaatttaaaaacatgtgTGAAGAAATAATAAGAAAAGTTCGTCAACAAGcaagacaaaatattattgaggAGGATGAGGAGCAGTGA